A stretch of Henckelia pumila isolate YLH828 chromosome 4, ASM3356847v2, whole genome shotgun sequence DNA encodes these proteins:
- the LOC140863797 gene encoding sulfite exporter TauE/SafE family protein 3-like: MANIGAECNRTLILTSLLLLACLFVAAEEGSGLLGEKIESGYLTRIISFLQRSRDMVFPHIWPDMEFGWRIVLGTVIGFLGAALGSVGGVGGGGIFVPMLTLIIGFDPKSSTAVSKCMITGAALASVYYNLKLRHPTLDLPIIDYNLALLFQPMLVLGISIGVFFNIIFAEWMVTVLLIVLFIVTSTKAFFKGVETWKKETILKKELAARRSASDYTGNEELGYKLLPGGSTNETRMHVNEVKPSKVSIINNVLWKEVGILFAVWTVILVLHISKDFAGLCSATYWIVTLLQIPVAIGAFGYQAVCLYQGRKVVESTGDTKIEWTVPKLILCCICGMLSGIVGGLLGLGGGFIMGPLLLELGIPPQVSSATATFVMAFSSSMSVIQYYLLKRFPPSYALYFVAVATIAALVGQYVVRKMISLFRRASLIIFILAFTIFISAIFLGWVGIENIIGKVQGDEHLWFYNICEYVP, encoded by the exons ATGGCCAACATTGGAGCAGAATGCAACAGGACTTTGATTCTTACCAGTTTGCTTCTTCTAGCTTGCTTATTTGTCGCCGCAGAAGAGGGTTCGGGGCTCCTCGGGGAAAAAATCGAATCTGGTTACTTAACCAGGATAATCAGTTTCTTGCAGCGAAGTCGAGACATGGTTTTCCCACATATCTGGCCT GATATGGAATTTGGCTGGAGGATTGTGTTGGGGACAGTGATTGGGTTCCTTGGTGCTGCACTGGGGAGTGTGGGTGGCGTTGGCGGGGGCGGCATTTTCGTTCCCATGCTCACTCTTATCATTGGGTTCGATCCCAAATCATCCACTGCGGTATCAAAAT GTATGATAACCGGTGCTGCTCTAGCTAGTGTCTATTACAATCTTAAGCTCCGGCATCCTACGCTTGATCTTCCCATCATTGATTACAATCTAGCTCTTCTTTTCCAACCAATGCTTGTTCTTGGGATCAGTATCGGAGTCTTTTTCAACATTATTTTCGCGGAATGGATGGTTACAGTTTTGCTGATAGTTCTTTTCATTG TAACTTCTACTAAGGCATTCTTCAAGGGTGTTGAAACTTGGAAGAAAGAAACCATTTTAAAGAAG GAGCTGGCTGCAAGGCGCTCGGCTTCTGATT ATACTGGAAATGAAGAGCTGGGGTACAAGCTTCTTCCCGGAGGTTCGACTAATGAAACCAGAATGCATGTCAACGAAGTCAAACCATCGAAG GTTTCAATTATCAACAATGTCCTCTGGAAGGAAGTTGGAATCCTCTTTGCTGTCTGGACCGTCATCCTCGTACTGCACATTAGCAAG GATTTCGCAGGTCTATGTTCAGCAACATACTGGATAGTGACCTTATTGCAG ATACCTGTTGCCATTGGAGCATTCGGATACCAGGCCGTCTGCTTATACCAGGGGCGTAAAGTTGTCGAATCTACAGGAGACACAAAAATTGAATGGACAGTGCCTAAGTTAATTCTTTGTTGTATCTGTGGAATGTTGTCTGGCATTGTAGGTGGGCTGCTAGGTCTTGGTGGAGGATTCATTATGGGTCCATTGTTACTAGAACTCGGAATTCCACCCCAG GTGTCAAGTGCCACAGCTACATTCGTCATGGCATTTTCATCATCCATGTCTGTCATACAGTATTACCTATTAAAACGCTTTCCCCCATCATACG CCCTTTATTTTGTTGCTGTGGCCACCATTGCTGCATTGGTCGGTCAGTACGTGGTGAGGAAGATGATTAGTCTATTCCGTAGGGCGTCTTTGATCATCTTCATTTTGGCTTTCACCATCTTTATAAGCGCGATTTTTCTAG GTTGGGTTGGCATAGAGAACATAATTGGGAAAGTGCAAGGAGATGAACACTTGTGGTTCTACAACATCTGTGAATATGTGCCATAG